A genomic stretch from Mycobacterium malmoense includes:
- the nuoN gene encoding NADH-quinone oxidoreductase subunit NuoN → MTLPTPSVEYFLLCPMLIVFGIAVVGVLAEAFLPRRIRYGTQVTLALGGLVAAFIAVIVVSRSIQASGRTAVLGAVAIDRPTLYLQGTVLLVSALAVILMAERTQAKAENKMAVGVNTHGYTGGLDSFTPQASAVPGSDAEREAERAGAAQTELFPLVMLSVGGMMVFPASNDLLTMFVALEVLSLPLYLICGLARHRRLLSQEAAMKYFLLGAFSSAFFLYGVALLYGATGTLLLPGIRDSLAAHGDSSMALIGVALLSVGLLFKVGAVPFHSWIPDVYQGAPTPITGFMAAATKVAAFGALLRVVYVALPPLHDQWRPVLWTISILTMAVGTLTAVNQTDVKRMLAYSSVAHVGFILTGVIADNPAGLSATLFYLVAYSFSTVGAFAVVSLIRNAHGVEDATLSHWAGLGQRSPIVGVMFSMFLLAFAGIPLTSGFVSKLAVFGAAAQGGAVPLVIIGVIASGVAAYFYVRVIVSMFFTEATDDTPQVVAPGILSKAAIAVCAAVTVLLGIFPQPLLDLADHAAQLLH, encoded by the coding sequence ATGACCCTCCCCACGCCCAGCGTCGAGTACTTCCTGCTGTGCCCGATGCTGATCGTCTTCGGAATCGCCGTGGTCGGCGTGCTGGCCGAAGCGTTCCTGCCCAGGCGAATTCGCTATGGCACCCAGGTGACGCTCGCCCTCGGCGGCTTGGTCGCGGCATTCATCGCGGTCATCGTGGTGAGCCGCTCGATTCAGGCCTCCGGCCGCACCGCCGTGCTGGGCGCGGTGGCCATCGACCGACCGACCTTATATCTGCAGGGCACCGTGCTGCTGGTCTCGGCGCTGGCGGTCATCCTGATGGCCGAGCGGACGCAAGCAAAAGCGGAAAACAAAATGGCGGTGGGGGTCAACACCCACGGATACACGGGCGGGTTGGATTCCTTTACGCCGCAGGCGTCCGCGGTTCCCGGCAGCGACGCCGAGCGCGAGGCGGAGCGTGCCGGGGCCGCGCAGACGGAGCTCTTCCCGCTGGTGATGCTGTCCGTCGGCGGCATGATGGTGTTTCCCGCGTCCAATGACCTGCTGACGATGTTCGTTGCGCTGGAAGTCCTTTCGCTGCCCCTGTACCTGATCTGCGGGCTGGCCCGTCATCGCCGGCTGCTGTCCCAGGAAGCGGCGATGAAGTACTTCCTGCTGGGTGCGTTCTCGTCGGCGTTCTTCCTGTACGGCGTGGCGCTGCTCTACGGGGCGACCGGCACGCTGCTGCTGCCCGGTATCCGGGATTCGCTTGCCGCCCATGGCGATAGCTCGATGGCGTTGATCGGAGTCGCGCTGCTGTCGGTCGGCCTGCTGTTCAAAGTCGGCGCGGTGCCGTTCCACTCCTGGATTCCCGACGTCTACCAGGGCGCGCCCACGCCGATCACGGGGTTCATGGCGGCGGCCACCAAGGTCGCGGCGTTCGGCGCGCTGCTCCGGGTGGTCTACGTCGCGCTACCCCCGCTGCACGACCAGTGGCGCCCGGTGCTGTGGACGATATCGATCCTGACCATGGCGGTCGGCACCCTCACGGCGGTCAACCAGACCGACGTCAAGCGGATGCTGGCGTATTCGTCGGTCGCGCACGTCGGTTTCATCCTCACCGGCGTGATCGCCGACAATCCGGCGGGTCTTTCCGCCACGTTGTTCTATCTGGTCGCCTACAGCTTCAGCACCGTCGGCGCGTTCGCCGTGGTGAGCCTGATCCGCAACGCCCACGGCGTCGAGGACGCCACGCTGTCGCACTGGGCCGGGCTCGGGCAGCGCTCACCCATTGTGGGCGTGATGTTTTCGATGTTCCTATTGGCCTTCGCCGGCATCCCGCTGACGAGCGGATTCGTCAGCAAGCTCGCGGTGTTCGGGGCCGCCGCCCAGGGCGGGGCGGTGCCGTTGGTGATCATCGGTGTGATCGCCAGCGGTGTCGCCGCGTACTTCTACGTGCGGGTCATTGTGTCGATGTTCTTCACGGAGGCAACCGACGACACCCCGCAGGTGGTGGCGCCCGGCATCTTGAGCAAGGCCGCCATCGCCGTATGTGCCGCGGTCACAGTGCTTTTGGGGATCTTCCCGCAGCCGCTGCTCGACCTGGCCGATCACGCCGCCCAGCTGCTGCACTGA
- a CDS encoding PPE family protein, which translates to MSFLTAPPEITSLLMFSGAGSGPMLSAAAAWDGLAAELSSAAESFSSVTSNLVGGAWQGPASQAMAAAAAPYSGWLSAAATQASGAAASAKAVASVFESALAATVHPVAVAANRSGLVQLVMSNVFGQNAPAIAAAESEYEQMWAADVAAMVGYHGGASAAATQLASLPQLLENLPAQVSAQIGGLNLGLGNLGNFNLGGGNSGNANLGAGNTGNFNLGAGNSGNANVGAGNSGSGNVGFGNFGNNNFGFGNGSAYTRPVGGDGSTHISTPSSYNVGNGNVGSYNLGSGNVGSYNLGSGNSGSGNVGFANLGNSDLGFGNAGSGDIGIGLTGNNEIGIGGLNFSTSSLNFGLGNSGNLNFGFANTGNFNFGLANTGSHDIGIGLTGNNQIGFGGFNSGSGNTGLFNSGVDNSGFFNSGGGVAGLGGGGNWGLFNTGTANSGLFNSGSFNTGLFNSGTYDTGLFNAGTVDTGFLNPGSYDMGFANAGTHTQGALNAGAYDLGAFNAGLQNVGFGNAGYYNTGFDNSGSVNMGSFNSGFLNTGGFNSGGTSSGGSFGVYTGNTGFFNSGTGNTGFDNSGSWNTGFSNAGSGVTGFGSSADLGTVSGFGNTGSSDTSGFFNTGDYTSGYGNAANNASGFLNAAGGQVEAGFANSGAGGDSGVGNTGAGGDVGFYNSGAGNNVGFFNSGSGEYTGPSGGGAYNVGFNNSGSYLNTGWNNSGTDTSGIGNSGTIDSGVGNSGSHDSGYFNKSNSQSGFFN; encoded by the coding sequence ATGAGCTTCTTGACGGCTCCGCCGGAAATCACTTCGTTACTGATGTTCTCGGGTGCGGGTTCGGGGCCGATGCTTTCGGCCGCGGCCGCTTGGGATGGGTTGGCCGCCGAGTTGAGTTCGGCGGCAGAATCGTTTTCCTCGGTGACGTCGAACTTGGTGGGTGGGGCTTGGCAGGGTCCGGCGTCCCAGGCGATGGCCGCGGCGGCGGCGCCGTACTCGGGGTGGTTGAGCGCGGCCGCGACCCAGGCCTCGGGGGCGGCCGCGTCGGCCAAAGCGGTAGCCAGCGTGTTTGAGTCCGCGTTGGCGGCGACGGTGCATCCGGTGGCCGTGGCGGCCAATCGTTCTGGCCTGGTGCAGTTGGTAATGTCCAACGTCTTCGGCCAGAACGCCCCGGCGATCGCGGCGGCGGAGTCGGAGTACGAGCAGATGTGGGCGGCTGACGTGGCCGCGATGGTCGGGTATCACGGTGGCGCGTCGGCGGCGGCCACGCAGCTGGCGTCGCTGCCGCAGCTGTTGGAGAACCTGCCGGCCCAGGTCAGCGCCCAGATCGGCGGCCTCAATCTGGGCCTCGGCAACCTCGGCAACTTCAACCTGGGCGGCGGAAACAGCGGCAACGCCAACCTGGGGGCCGGAAACACCGGCAACTTCAACCTGGGCGCCGGGAACAGCGGCAACGCCAACGTGGGCGCCGGGAACAGCGGCAGCGGCAATGTCGGCTTCGGCAACTTCGGAAACAACAACTTCGGTTTCGGTAACGGAAGCGCCTACACCCGCCCGGTGGGTGGGGACGGGAGCACCCACATCAGCACCCCGTCCAGCTACAACGTGGGTAACGGCAACGTCGGCAGCTACAACCTGGGCAGCGGCAACGTCGGCAGCTACAACCTGGGCAGCGGCAACAGCGGCAGCGGCAACGTCGGCTTCGCCAACCTCGGCAACAGCGACTTAGGCTTCGGCAACGCCGGCAGCGGGGACATCGGCATCGGGCTGACCGGCAACAACGAGATCGGCATCGGCGGCCTGAACTTCAGTACCAGCAGCCTCAACTTCGGCCTCGGCAACAGCGGCAACCTCAACTTCGGCTTCGCCAACACCGGCAACTTCAACTTCGGCCTCGCCAACACCGGAAGCCACGACATCGGCATCGGGCTCACCGGCAACAACCAGATAGGTTTCGGCGGGTTCAACTCCGGCTCGGGCAACACCGGCCTCTTCAACTCGGGCGTCGACAACTCCGGCTTCTTCAACTCCGGCGGCGGGGTCGCCGGCTTGGGCGGCGGCGGAAACTGGGGCCTGTTCAACACGGGCACGGCGAACTCGGGCCTGTTCAACTCGGGCAGCTTCAACACCGGCTTGTTCAACAGCGGCACCTACGACACCGGTTTGTTCAATGCGGGCACGGTCGACACCGGGTTCTTGAACCCGGGCTCCTATGACATGGGCTTCGCCAACGCCGGCACCCACACCCAGGGCGCCCTGAACGCGGGCGCCTACGACCTGGGCGCCTTCAACGCGGGCCTGCAAAACGTCGGCTTCGGGAACGCGGGCTACTACAACACCGGATTCGACAACTCGGGCTCCGTCAACATGGGCAGCTTCAACTCGGGCTTCCTGAACACCGGTGGCTTCAACTCCGGCGGCACCAGCTCGGGTGGCTCGTTCGGCGTGTACACCGGTAACACGGGCTTCTTCAACTCGGGCACCGGGAACACCGGATTCGACAACTCGGGGAGCTGGAACACCGGCTTCTCGAACGCGGGCAGCGGCGTCACCGGCTTCGGCAGCTCGGCCGACCTCGGTACGGTCTCGGGCTTCGGGAACACGGGCAGCAGCGACACCTCGGGCTTCTTCAACACGGGCGATTACACCTCGGGCTACGGGAACGCGGCCAATAACGCGTCGGGCTTCCTGAACGCGGCGGGTGGTCAGGTCGAGGCGGGCTTCGCGAACTCGGGTGCCGGCGGTGACTCGGGCGTTGGGAACACGGGTGCCGGCGGCGACGTGGGCTTCTACAACTCCGGCGCCGGCAACAATGTGGGCTTCTTCAACTCCGGCAGCGGCGAATACACGGGACCCTCGGGCGGCGGTGCCTACAACGTGGGCTTCAACAACTCGGGCAGCTACCTCAACACGGGCTGGAACAACTCGGGCACCGACACGTCGGGTATTGGAAACTCCGGCACGATTGACTCGGGCGTCGGAAACTCGGGCAGCCATGACTCGGGCTACTTCAACAAGAGCAACAGCCAGTCGGGTTTCTTCAACTAA
- a CDS encoding NADH-quinone oxidoreductase subunit M — MSGAFLNDVPWCSVLWLVPLAGSVLVILMPPGLRRLAKWTGLVVGVLTLAVAIVIAVGFKTGGPTYQFVESHRWIPAFGAGYSLGVDGIAVVLVLLTAVLIPLLQVAGWNDGGERRARGVHAYVALTLAIESMVLISVIALDVLLFYVFFEAMLVPMYFLIGGFGQGRGRSRAAVKFLLYNLFGGLIMLAAVIGLYVVTAQHGSGTFDFRDIVAGVASGRYGADPAVFKALFLGFMFAFAVKAPLWPFHRWLPDAAVEATPATAVLMMAVMDKVGTFGMLRYCLQLFPSASTYFRPLVVVLAVIGVVYGAIVAIGQADIMRLIAYTSISHFGFIILGIFVMTSQGQSGSTLYMLNHGLSTAAVFLIAGFLITRHGSRAIADYGGVQKVAPVLAGTFLVSAMATLSLPGLAPFISEFLVLLGTFNRYWLAAAFGVTALVLSAVYMLWLYQRVMTGPIANGNERIGDLRARELVVVTPLIALLIVIGVYPKPVLDLINPAVENTMTTIGQHDPAPSAPPRTAEGPHR, encoded by the coding sequence GTGAGCGGGGCTTTCCTCAACGACGTTCCGTGGTGCAGCGTGCTGTGGCTGGTGCCGCTGGCGGGTTCGGTGCTGGTCATCCTGATGCCGCCGGGGCTGCGCCGGCTCGCCAAGTGGACCGGCCTGGTGGTCGGCGTGCTAACGCTGGCGGTGGCGATCGTCATCGCCGTCGGCTTCAAGACCGGGGGCCCGACCTACCAGTTCGTCGAAAGCCATCGGTGGATACCGGCTTTCGGTGCGGGCTACTCCCTCGGCGTGGACGGCATCGCGGTGGTGCTGGTGCTGCTGACCGCGGTGCTGATTCCGCTGCTCCAGGTGGCGGGCTGGAACGATGGTGGCGAGCGCAGAGCCCGCGGCGTGCACGCCTACGTCGCCCTGACGCTGGCTATCGAGTCGATGGTGCTGATCTCGGTGATCGCGCTGGACGTGTTGCTGTTCTACGTGTTCTTCGAGGCCATGCTCGTCCCGATGTACTTCCTGATCGGCGGCTTCGGGCAAGGCCGAGGCCGGTCGCGCGCCGCGGTGAAGTTCTTGTTGTACAACCTCTTCGGGGGGTTGATCATGCTGGCGGCGGTGATCGGACTGTATGTGGTGACCGCGCAGCACGGTTCGGGCACGTTCGACTTCCGCGACATCGTGGCGGGCGTCGCCTCGGGCCGCTACGGCGCGGACCCCGCGGTGTTCAAGGCGCTGTTCCTGGGCTTCATGTTCGCGTTCGCGGTCAAGGCCCCGCTGTGGCCTTTCCACCGCTGGCTGCCCGACGCCGCGGTCGAGGCCACACCGGCGACCGCGGTGCTGATGATGGCGGTGATGGACAAGGTCGGCACCTTCGGCATGCTGCGCTACTGTCTCCAGCTGTTTCCCAGCGCCTCAACGTATTTCCGTCCACTGGTCGTCGTGCTGGCCGTCATCGGGGTGGTCTACGGGGCGATCGTGGCGATCGGCCAGGCCGACATCATGCGGCTGATCGCCTACACCTCGATCTCGCATTTCGGGTTCATCATCCTGGGTATCTTCGTGATGACCAGCCAGGGGCAGAGCGGATCGACGCTGTACATGCTCAACCATGGCCTGTCCACCGCGGCGGTGTTCCTGATCGCGGGCTTCCTGATAACACGCCACGGCAGCCGGGCGATCGCCGACTACGGCGGCGTGCAGAAGGTGGCACCCGTCCTGGCGGGCACGTTCCTCGTCTCGGCCATGGCCACCCTGTCGCTGCCCGGCCTGGCGCCGTTCATCAGCGAATTCCTGGTGCTGCTGGGAACTTTCAACCGGTACTGGCTGGCGGCGGCGTTCGGCGTCACCGCGCTGGTGCTGTCGGCCGTCTACATGTTGTGGCTCTACCAGCGGGTGATGACCGGCCCGATCGCCAACGGCAACGAACGCATCGGTGACCTGAGGGCCCGCGAATTGGTTGTCGTCACACCGTTGATCGCGCTGCTGATCGTGATCGGGGTCTACCCCAAGCCGGTGCTGGACCTGATCAATCCCGCCGTCGAGAACACCATGACCACCATCGGCCAGCACGATCCCGCGCCGAGCGCGCCCCCCCGGACAGCCGAAGGACCGCACCGATGA